The following proteins come from a genomic window of Polyangiaceae bacterium:
- a CDS encoding ABC transporter permease, whose amino-acid sequence MSAQTGRPGVAAAPPSSRRFDRARIGISRMQNDPNPVWMRELRQAARLGRTPIILAVITGVMALLMCSVGGVASVSTEPAKVGVVLFHVFFSLAFAVVTWVAPAVAASTIASERSGRTWEALLLTGLGAPTIARGKFLASLSYISLYIVMLAPVGVLPFLFGGVTATEVITAFALLFLLGALSVAFGLSISSQFSSSAVAIVVTLLVAIPLSLLLYLLGGVALSFAAHELWPQVPKGPPVWLPTAYARADFGLEYVAFLVVTPLLCVTIPAWFFYEVTVANMASMSDDRSTGIRRWALVSLPAFALASLIPAFAVPSDEWAAVTLSMGVTFLFAVFVAFVFAGEPLGPSRRVQVHWDRTGVGRLRRYLGPGVMRASSLLLMLSLGAIGIQLVAGVLIVMGKGGSSVGDDATRVVSFGLYAAAFLVFVVGFVAWTRARSMSATVPRVLLVGVLFLATLGPWLAMAIAGILTDGSDEALLVASPSPTYVFVLMNAIGKSGSERELALTAAAVCAAGWGFLGAGLMAAAGVRSRRVIASHERSLERVEALLRSEEEPPVETANG is encoded by the coding sequence ATGAGCGCACAGACGGGTCGACCCGGGGTAGCCGCGGCTCCCCCCTCCTCGCGCCGCTTCGATCGCGCTCGCATCGGTATCTCGCGGATGCAGAACGATCCGAACCCGGTGTGGATGCGAGAGCTTCGTCAGGCTGCCCGCCTCGGCCGCACCCCCATCATCCTCGCGGTGATCACGGGCGTCATGGCCCTGCTCATGTGCTCGGTCGGCGGCGTGGCCTCGGTCAGCACGGAGCCGGCCAAGGTCGGCGTGGTGCTGTTCCACGTGTTTTTCTCGCTGGCTTTCGCGGTGGTCACCTGGGTAGCGCCGGCGGTCGCGGCGAGCACCATCGCCAGCGAACGCAGCGGCCGCACCTGGGAGGCCCTGCTACTGACGGGGCTCGGGGCGCCGACCATCGCTCGGGGGAAGTTTTTGGCGTCCCTCAGCTACATCTCCCTCTACATCGTGATGCTGGCGCCCGTCGGGGTGCTGCCCTTCTTGTTCGGCGGAGTGACGGCCACGGAGGTCATCACCGCCTTCGCGCTGCTGTTCCTGTTGGGCGCCCTCTCGGTCGCTTTCGGGCTGAGCATCAGCAGCCAGTTCTCGAGCTCCGCGGTGGCCATCGTGGTCACTCTGTTGGTCGCCATTCCCCTGTCGTTGCTCTTGTACCTGCTGGGGGGCGTGGCGCTTTCCTTCGCGGCCCACGAGCTCTGGCCGCAAGTGCCCAAGGGCCCGCCGGTGTGGCTCCCCACGGCCTACGCCCGCGCGGATTTCGGCCTGGAATACGTGGCTTTCCTGGTGGTGACGCCGCTCCTGTGCGTGACCATTCCGGCGTGGTTCTTCTACGAGGTCACCGTCGCCAACATGGCCAGCATGAGCGACGACCGCTCCACCGGCATCCGCCGTTGGGCGCTGGTGAGCCTGCCGGCCTTCGCCCTCGCCAGCCTGATCCCAGCCTTCGCGGTTCCGAGCGACGAGTGGGCGGCCGTCACGCTGTCCATGGGAGTCACGTTCCTGTTCGCCGTCTTCGTGGCTTTTGTGTTCGCGGGAGAGCCTCTGGGGCCCTCGCGGCGGGTTCAGGTTCACTGGGATCGCACCGGCGTCGGGCGCCTGCGGCGCTATCTGGGCCCGGGGGTGATGCGCGCCAGCTCCCTCTTGCTGATGCTGAGCCTGGGCGCCATCGGCATCCAGCTGGTGGCCGGGGTGCTGATCGTGATGGGCAAGGGCGGCAGCTCCGTCGGTGACGACGCGACCCGCGTCGTAAGCTTCGGCCTCTACGCCGCCGCCTTCCTCGTCTTCGTCGTCGGCTTCGTGGCGTGGACCCGAGCCCGCTCCATGAGCGCGACGGTGCCCCGGGTGCTCCTGGTCGGGGTCCTGTTCCTGGCCACGTTGGGGCCGTGGCTGGCGATGGCCATCGCCGGGATCCTCACGGATGGGAGCGACGAAGCACTGCTCGTGGCGTCGCCCTCGCCCACGTACGTGTTCGTGCTCATGAACGCGATTGGCAAGAGCGGCTCGGAGCGTGAATTGGCGCTGACGGCGGCGGCGGTGTGCGCCGCCGGCTGGGGCTTCTTGGGTGCAGGCCTGATGGCGGCCGCCGGGGTTCGATCGCGGCGGGTGATCGCCAGCCACGAGCGCTCCCTGGAGCGCGTCGAGGCTCTGCTCCGATCCGAGGAGGAGCCTCCCGTCGAGACCGCAAATGGCTGA
- a CDS encoding DUF58 domain-containing protein: MAEDNQLLDPAFVRELEALRRRLEVRARSGAAGEHTARRRGGSAEFSEHRGYVAGDDMRRVDWLAFARTGEPVIKLFRAEEDVIVRLLVDSSASLDFGDPPKSEVARRLAAALGYMALAGSQRAQVLLAQGHDGRPDPVGVTRIATPRRGRGGLAALLRDLTSASPGGSVDLARAVDQTVQRATRPGMLVVLSDFFDAGPVTAALTRAAAAGHDVFLIQIVTRSEVEPDFEGDYALVDAETGATVDVTMDASAVEAYVMRFAGLVEELRAWSKKHGASYLRVTTDEPLEGVVRRFVGRTID, translated from the coding sequence ATGGCTGAAGACAATCAGCTTTTGGACCCGGCCTTCGTCCGGGAGCTGGAGGCGCTGCGGCGACGACTCGAGGTCCGAGCGCGCTCTGGCGCCGCTGGCGAGCACACCGCGCGACGCCGCGGTGGCTCCGCGGAGTTCTCGGAACACCGCGGCTACGTCGCGGGTGACGACATGCGTCGCGTCGACTGGCTCGCCTTCGCGCGCACCGGCGAACCGGTGATCAAGCTGTTTCGCGCGGAAGAAGACGTGATCGTGCGTCTGCTCGTGGATTCGTCGGCGTCCTTGGACTTCGGTGACCCTCCCAAGAGCGAGGTCGCGCGACGGCTGGCTGCGGCCTTGGGCTACATGGCCCTCGCCGGGTCCCAGCGCGCCCAGGTGCTGCTCGCCCAGGGTCACGATGGGCGTCCGGACCCGGTCGGGGTCACGCGCATCGCGACGCCACGTCGAGGTCGCGGAGGACTCGCGGCGCTGCTCCGGGACCTGACGAGTGCCAGCCCCGGGGGGAGCGTGGACCTGGCCCGGGCCGTGGACCAGACCGTCCAGCGGGCGACCCGCCCCGGCATGCTCGTGGTGCTCAGCGACTTCTTCGACGCGGGTCCCGTGACCGCCGCGCTCACTCGCGCCGCGGCCGCAGGTCACGACGTATTCCTGATCCAGATCGTGACTCGCAGCGAGGTCGAACCGGACTTCGAAGGCGACTACGCGTTGGTGGACGCGGAGACCGGCGCAACGGTGGACGTGACCATGGACGCGTCGGCCGTGGAAGCGTACGTGATGCGATTCGCAGGTCTCGTCGAAGAGCTTCGCGCGTGGTCCAAGAAGCACGGCGCGAGCTACCTGCGCGTCACCACGGACGAGCCCCTCGAAGGCGTCGTGCGGCGCTTCGTAGGTCGCACGATCGACTGA
- a CDS encoding ABC transporter ATP-binding protein — MDVLRDVSFEVGHGEIFGFIGPNGAGKTTTIRIMATLLEPMAGRVEIDGIDVAVDPDDVRKIIGYMPDHAGVYERITVREYLEFFADSYGVLNIGVVDAVIELTDLGNLQHRLVAALSKGMKQRLGLARILLHDPKVLILDEPASDLDPRARIEIRDLLLELRELGKTIFLSSHILTELSDVCTSIGILERGRLVVAGPIGEIAERLEAQRMAEAVGVDPNAANAPPPSRTFVPPTAAEEEAPKTQPLGSETPAPAPAAPSITAGGAAIPGAARKRLKLRVLGDSRPVMPLIAGGSGVMGVEPGPGGQLSVYYTGDERFVADVVRHLVAHGVGVVGVEPERNELERIFLEVTRGELG; from the coding sequence ATGGACGTGCTGCGAGACGTGAGCTTCGAGGTCGGCCACGGCGAGATCTTCGGCTTCATCGGGCCCAACGGCGCCGGCAAGACCACGACCATCCGCATCATGGCCACGCTGCTCGAGCCCATGGCCGGCCGCGTGGAGATCGACGGCATCGACGTGGCCGTGGATCCGGACGACGTCCGCAAGATCATCGGCTACATGCCGGACCACGCCGGCGTGTACGAGCGCATCACGGTCCGCGAATATCTCGAATTCTTCGCAGATTCCTACGGAGTCTTGAACATCGGCGTGGTGGACGCCGTGATCGAGCTCACGGACCTCGGAAACCTGCAGCATCGATTGGTCGCGGCCCTGAGCAAGGGCATGAAGCAACGCTTGGGGCTGGCGCGCATCCTGCTGCACGACCCCAAGGTGCTGATCCTGGACGAGCCCGCCAGCGACCTCGACCCCCGTGCCCGCATCGAGATCCGGGATCTCCTGTTGGAGCTTCGCGAGCTCGGCAAGACCATCTTCTTGTCCAGCCACATCCTCACGGAGCTGTCCGACGTGTGCACGTCCATCGGCATCCTCGAGCGCGGGCGTCTGGTGGTGGCGGGACCCATCGGCGAGATCGCCGAGCGCCTGGAAGCCCAGCGCATGGCGGAGGCAGTGGGCGTCGACCCGAACGCTGCCAACGCTCCGCCGCCGTCGCGCACTTTCGTGCCGCCCACGGCAGCCGAGGAAGAGGCCCCCAAGACCCAGCCCCTCGGCAGCGAGACTCCAGCGCCCGCCCCCGCCGCCCCCAGCATCACCGCTGGAGGCGCGGCCATCCCCGGAGCGGCGCGCAAGCGCCTCAAGCTCCGCGTGCTCGGCGATTCCCGCCCGGTCATGCCGCTCATCGCGGGGGGCTCCGGCGTGATGGGCGTGGAGCCCGGCCCGGGCGGCCAGCTTTCCGTCTACTACACGGGGGACGAGCGCTTCGTCGCCGACGTCGTGCGGCACCTGGTGGCCCACGGCGTGGGGGTGGTGGGCGTGGAACCCGAGCGCAACGAGCTCGAGCGCATCTTCCTCGAGGTCACCCGAGGAGAGCTGGGATGA
- a CDS encoding AAA family ATPase: protein MTDNPFAARLAQACEASDRLRQAIATIIVGQTAVVDQVLWGLIAGGHVLLEGAPGLGKTLLVRTLASSLDLRFSRIQFTPDLMPSDVTGTNVLVMDASGGSTGRFELHRGPIFGQVILADEINRATPKTQSALLEAMQEHAVTIAGTRHVLEEPFFVLATENPIEMEGTYPLPEAQLDRFLLKVLVPNPSEDEMVAIITRTTGHEQRAPQSVLHRDDVLALRALCRDVAIAEPVVRYASRLVSASAPEAGTAPELVQRAIRYGAGVRGGQSLVLAAKAMALLEGRAQVAFSDIQAVALPVLRHRLIRSFEGEADGVTTDQVVEELVRTVPTRPETVERAVQGG, encoded by the coding sequence ATGACCGACAATCCCTTCGCAGCACGCCTTGCTCAAGCGTGCGAGGCCAGTGATCGGCTTCGCCAGGCCATCGCCACCATCATCGTGGGTCAGACCGCGGTCGTGGATCAGGTCCTGTGGGGCCTGATCGCCGGTGGGCACGTTCTTTTGGAGGGCGCGCCGGGGCTGGGCAAGACGCTCTTGGTTCGAACCCTCGCCTCGAGCCTCGACCTCCGTTTCTCTCGCATCCAGTTCACGCCCGACCTGATGCCGAGCGACGTCACGGGCACCAACGTGTTGGTGATGGACGCGAGCGGGGGCTCCACCGGCCGCTTCGAGCTGCATCGGGGCCCGATCTTCGGCCAGGTGATCCTGGCGGACGAGATCAACCGCGCCACGCCCAAGACCCAGAGCGCGTTGCTCGAGGCGATGCAGGAGCACGCGGTGACCATCGCGGGGACGCGCCACGTGTTGGAAGAGCCGTTCTTCGTGCTGGCCACGGAAAACCCCATCGAGATGGAGGGCACCTATCCGCTGCCCGAAGCGCAGCTCGACCGCTTTCTGCTGAAGGTGCTCGTACCCAACCCCTCGGAAGACGAAATGGTCGCAATCATCACGCGAACCACGGGCCACGAGCAACGCGCGCCACAATCGGTGCTGCATCGGGACGACGTGCTCGCGCTCCGAGCGCTGTGCCGCGACGTGGCCATCGCGGAACCCGTGGTGCGCTACGCCTCCCGTCTGGTGAGCGCCAGCGCCCCGGAGGCCGGCACCGCTCCCGAGCTGGTGCAGCGCGCCATCCGCTACGGCGCCGGCGTGCGCGGAGGGCAGAGCCTCGTGCTGGCAGCAAAGGCGATGGCGCTCTTGGAGGGCCGCGCCCAGGTCGCGTTCTCGGACATCCAGGCCGTCGCCCTCCCGGTGCTCCGGCACCGTCTGATCCGCAGCTTCGAAGGTGAAGCCGACGGCGTGACCACGGACCAGGTCGTCGAGGAGCTCGTGCGCACCGTACCGACCCGCCCCGAGACCGTGGAACGGGCCGTACAAGGGGGCTGA
- a CDS encoding DUF1415 family protein: protein MTPYEEALTREALRVYRRYAVEVVEQLGLCPWAERARQEGHVAERVVLTHEATDLDATLALIEELDQRPEIEIILAIYPRLALAQKAFEGFVRHVRERDGERHPLGEIPFAMAAFHPDSPAVLADPERLIPFLRRTPDPTIQLVRRSVLERVRGRRSQGTAFVDVSQLDLAALDAALSAPEDLRVVIARTNLETVQSKGVEAVEALLADIRQDRDRAYAELSQRWPSQAGT, encoded by the coding sequence ATGACCCCTTACGAGGAGGCGCTCACCCGCGAGGCGTTGCGCGTGTACCGACGCTACGCGGTGGAGGTCGTGGAGCAACTGGGGCTGTGCCCCTGGGCCGAGCGCGCGCGCCAAGAGGGACACGTGGCAGAACGCGTGGTGCTCACGCACGAGGCCACGGACTTGGACGCGACGCTCGCCTTGATCGAGGAGCTCGACCAGCGTCCGGAGATCGAAATCATCCTCGCCATCTACCCGCGCCTCGCCTTGGCTCAGAAGGCGTTCGAAGGCTTCGTGCGCCACGTTCGGGAGCGCGATGGCGAGCGCCATCCCCTCGGCGAAATCCCCTTCGCGATGGCCGCTTTTCACCCGGATTCCCCGGCAGTTCTGGCGGATCCAGAGCGCCTCATCCCGTTTCTGCGGCGCACGCCGGACCCCACCATTCAGCTGGTGCGGCGCAGCGTGCTCGAACGCGTGCGGGGACGGCGATCGCAAGGCACTGCCTTCGTGGACGTGAGCCAGTTGGATCTGGCAGCGCTCGACGCGGCCTTGAGCGCGCCGGAGGACCTTCGGGTGGTGATCGCGCGAACCAACCTCGAGACCGTCCAATCGAAGGGGGTGGAGGCCGTCGAGGCGCTGCTCGCGGACATCCGCCAGGACCGAGACCGGGCCTACGCGGAGCTCAGCCAAAGATGGCCTTCGCAGGCGGGGACTTGA